A single region of the Cynocephalus volans isolate mCynVol1 chromosome 12, mCynVol1.pri, whole genome shotgun sequence genome encodes:
- the LOC134391792 gene encoding olfactory receptor 5L1-like translates to MGEENCSAVTEFILLGLSDDPELRVFLFLLFLLIYGVTVLANLGMVALIRVSSRLHTPMYFFLSHLSFVDFCYSSTIVPKMLANIINKDKAISFLGCMVQFYLFCTCVVSESFLLAVMAYDRFVAICNPLLYMVTMSQKLCVELVSGCYLCGSVCSLIHLCLALEIPSYRSNVINHFFCDLPPLLSLACSDVAMNEVLLFTVATLNETMNTVIILSSYLFILVTILRMRSAEGRSKAFSTCASHLTAILVFHGTILFIYCRPSSGNVGDADKVATVLYTVVIPMLNPLIYSLRNQDVKEAFRKVMRTKLLSEDLFF, encoded by the coding sequence ATGGGTGAGGAGAACTGCAGCGCTGTGACAGAGTTCATTCTCCTTGGATTATCTGATGACCCTGAGCTGAGAGTCTTCCTCTTCCTGCTGTTCCTTCTCATCTACGGAGTCACGGTTTTGGCCAACCTGGGCATGGTTGCACTGATTCGAGTCAGCTCTCgactccacacccccatgtactttttTCTCAGCCACTTGTCCTTTGTGGATTTTTGCTACTCCTCAACCATTGTGCCAAAGATGCTGGCTAATATCATAAACAAGGACAAAGCCATCTCCTTCCTGGGGTGCATGGTGCAATTCTACTTGTTTTGCACATGTGTGGTCTCTGAGTCCTTCCTGCTGgctgtgatggcctatgaccgctttGTGGCCATCTGTAACCCACTGCTGTACATGGTCACTATGTCCCAAAAGCTCTGTGTGGAGCTAGTGTCTGGCTGCTACCTCTGTGGATCGGTGTGTTCTCTGATTCACTTGTGCTTGGCTCTTGAGATCCCATCCTATAGATCAAATGTGATTAACCATTTCTTCTGTGATCTACCCCCTCTCTTAAGTCTCGCTTGCTCTGATGTCGCTATGAATGAGGTGCTGCTTTTCACTGTGGCCACACTCAATGAGACCATGAACACTGTGATCATCCTCAGCTCCTACTTGTTTATTCTTGTCACCATCCTGAGGATGCGCTCGGCAGAGGGAAGGAGCAAAGCTTtttccacctgtgcctcccacctcacGGCCATCCTTGTCTTCCATGGGACAATCCTTTTCATTTATTGCCGACCCAGTTCAGGCAATGTTGGGGATGCTGACAAAGTGGCCACAGTGCTCTACACTGTAGTGATTCCCATGCTGAACCCCCTGATCTATAGCCTGAGGAACCAGGATGTGAAAGAAGCTTTTAGAAAAGTAATGAGAACCAAATTACTTTCTGAGGATCTATTTTTTTAG